In Leptospira perdikensis, a single genomic region encodes these proteins:
- a CDS encoding S1C family serine protease, protein MERKTSIPPVVYINFALVFVLLFAIFFPEIRSAVTKLFASPKPISSSKQSQAIQIQTSFRNVYREAQQFVVSIRTKKTEMIFHPYAFGESREDRISSIGSGFIIDERGFVVTNYHVIKNAEIIEIIMSDGRIFPARYVGSHERADIALLKIPSNDRFTPAFLGNSDEIEVGDWAIAVGSPYGLEKTFTVGVVSAKSREDLDETGQTHIQTDTAINPGSSGGPLLNIYGEVVGINRMIRSSSGASAGIGFAIPINYAKRVLRQIEQNVGQNIRPATLGVMATAPLPDHRKSLGIPGETVGVLVYDIEPNSSAEKGGLRRYDFIEGANGLQIRHINDLREQVGLVGLGGVLRLKILRDTQEMELSIPLVEAAYKKGQ, encoded by the coding sequence ATGGAAAGAAAAACTTCGATTCCGCCAGTCGTCTACATTAACTTTGCATTAGTTTTTGTACTTTTGTTTGCGATCTTCTTTCCTGAAATTCGATCGGCAGTCACAAAACTATTTGCTTCTCCAAAACCCATTTCTTCTAGCAAACAAAGCCAAGCCATACAAATCCAAACGAGTTTTCGTAATGTTTATCGGGAAGCACAGCAATTTGTAGTCTCTATCCGTACGAAAAAAACAGAGATGATTTTTCATCCTTACGCTTTTGGGGAAAGTCGGGAAGATCGGATATCTTCGATTGGTAGTGGATTCATCATTGATGAAAGGGGATTTGTTGTTACAAACTACCATGTCATTAAAAATGCAGAGATCATCGAAATCATCATGTCCGATGGACGAATTTTTCCAGCACGTTATGTGGGAAGTCATGAACGGGCCGACATTGCTCTTTTGAAAATCCCAAGTAACGACCGTTTTACTCCTGCCTTTCTTGGTAATTCCGATGAAATTGAAGTTGGGGACTGGGCCATTGCCGTGGGTTCCCCTTATGGTCTAGAGAAAACATTCACCGTGGGAGTGGTTTCAGCTAAATCGCGAGAGGATTTGGATGAAACTGGGCAAACCCATATTCAAACTGATACAGCGATCAATCCGGGATCCAGTGGTGGTCCGCTGCTCAATATTTACGGGGAAGTTGTTGGGATCAACCGCATGATTCGTTCTTCTTCGGGAGCAAGCGCAGGGATCGGATTTGCCATTCCTATCAATTATGCCAAACGAGTCCTTCGCCAAATCGAACAAAATGTCGGCCAAAACATTCGACCGGCAACCCTAGGTGTCATGGCGACTGCTCCTCTTCCGGACCACAGGAAATCCCTGGGGATTCCCGGGGAAACCGTCGGTGTTTTGGTCTATGATATCGAACCTAACTCCTCTGCGGAAAAAGGGGGGCTTCGACGTTACGACTTTATTGAAGGGGCGAATGGCCTACAAATCCGCCATATCAATGATTTACGAGAACAAGTGGGACTTGTTGGTCTTGGAGGCGTCTTACGGTTGAAGATATTACGGGATACCCAAGAGATGGAATTATCGATCCCTTTGGTCGAAGCCGCCTATAAAAAGGGCCAGTAA
- a CDS encoding aminopeptidase yields MSKPLPLLSIPLPCRTKKIPRIFTVLLFPIFISGCLPYLFHLGKEQSSIILGREKIEDILNLPELDIKTKQKLNLIRDARNFAIGELTLNEKGGFEYYTKLDREEIGWNVSASEALELKSYTWWFPIAGTVPYKGFFDKQMAISLEKELQSEGYDTRIRAIGGYSTLGWFSDPVLSPQLSWPDHRLVGLVFHEMAHATAYLPGDSTLNESYASYVEEKGIEIYYTKKEGESSLHLQKFKKEKVRREVTLSLLKKYAEELKTLYTSGIDSENKHLQKQEIIKRFKEDVIQKKLVPEEKSKEFLTREWNNEDFLGALRYHSGEFSFESLFISSGKNFRQFHKEVQKLFDLPEESRKQFLNKEL; encoded by the coding sequence ATGTCAAAACCCCTTCCACTTTTGTCGATTCCCCTTCCTTGTCGAACCAAAAAGATTCCAAGAATATTTACGGTTTTACTATTCCCCATTTTTATTTCTGGGTGTTTACCATATTTATTTCACTTAGGTAAGGAACAATCGTCCATTATCTTGGGTCGTGAAAAAATCGAAGATATTCTTAACCTACCGGAATTAGATATAAAAACAAAACAAAAATTAAATTTAATTCGAGATGCCAGAAATTTTGCCATCGGGGAACTAACATTAAATGAAAAAGGAGGTTTTGAGTACTATACAAAGTTAGATCGAGAAGAAATCGGTTGGAATGTCAGTGCTTCAGAGGCATTAGAACTTAAGTCCTATACCTGGTGGTTTCCCATTGCAGGAACAGTTCCCTACAAAGGTTTTTTTGACAAACAAATGGCAATCTCACTCGAAAAAGAATTACAATCCGAAGGGTATGATACACGTATCCGAGCTATCGGCGGATACTCGACACTTGGTTGGTTTTCTGATCCCGTTCTTTCTCCACAGTTAAGTTGGCCAGACCATAGACTGGTTGGTCTAGTTTTCCACGAAATGGCACATGCCACAGCCTACCTTCCGGGGGACAGCACCCTTAACGAATCTTACGCCAGTTATGTGGAAGAAAAAGGAATAGAAATTTATTATACAAAAAAAGAAGGGGAATCAAGTCTTCATTTGCAAAAATTTAAAAAAGAGAAGGTTCGTCGCGAAGTCACTCTAAGTCTTTTAAAAAAATATGCAGAGGAATTAAAAACACTTTATACTTCAGGAATAGATTCAGAAAACAAACACTTACAAAAACAAGAAATCATCAAAAGATTTAAAGAAGATGTGATCCAAAAAAAATTAGTACCTGAAGAAAAATCCAAAGAATTTCTAACAAGAGAATGGAACAACGAAGACTTTTTAGGGGCTCTTCGTTACCATTCTGGAGAATTCAGTTTTGAATCTTTGTTTATCAGTTCTGGTAAAAACTTCCGACAGTTTCATAAAGAAGTTCAAAAGCTCTTTGATCTACCAGAAGAAAGTCGTAAACAATTTCTAAACAAAGAGCTCTAA
- a CDS encoding PD40 domain-containing protein, producing MKPVLRFPLFLLALFPFVFLNCVLFQKNVKMTNVDFDYSAISKNYFSPTQSKPFPLTVQRGNNLYNSTTKDGRYLFYATDQKGNFDIWFRDLQSSVVVPVTNHPFSETKPSISPNGKYLVFVSEEFDSEGDLILLPMDTEEWTRELLKGNRFIDDDFINLTNKPDKKGEYKKGIIDTDPVWSPDGETIYFVSDRFTPGLPNLCALKLKNPDQVTPITSKGATSPYVASDGTAIYFISYFEEPKGEVYKINLQNSEVQRITNNAYLDFSPTVDSKSKNLYYASIRKDTNQNGKLDERDHSILVMMNLETGEERILSSGETSNFDVRYSHFNGGSILFSASYFNAINIYFIPENGAIPKQTNIREQYQYAKTFSSGQSLESYFLALDSVELFYSEDPLFPVYSARVAVLKYISLIRIGKREEARLFLESYRQKAYLNKNQFALTLVRWEESKQTGKKFDFVSEVKSQPSSKWTKDAEAMLYHLYADELETEKKLTQTVEALKFIYEKFPDYHQIDEIKRRLGGYEFKPNSLKLSLLYQEMIQGWEKEKTRYLSNPSVPFSNDQKRDLRYLLEDVIQKISENRNSESLILQVNMLLADSEVNQISQFSLTLKYLKAKALSDIRKFSESNEVLDSIIPIPIQIDLEPPGKPSIFETPAFIAAYKSPILLRANLLKYYNQKASGNTSDALRNLKIYLEFYDPILGVDLGAEDIQSAFFYFENKAVEFERIGDLLQSSFHYFFNNQNMFLVKTRNLYLDSLYKEYAIYYQRKMVDTIFLYGKKIREEEERALLNQLNILSKDKLNVVGNLSGVTSLLTDNELLRGVVDIKDFEKIEVLSEKALSWTELYYKQAVPRARPYLDLATLYGYSYYLINKYVTFESYYYATGTMTDVRKTEILENFKRAELELRWIIYADPTHYDAYQLLGWLYQYVDLIKMQKNPKSGEIDAEVYETLYKKYFPDKNLEANIELYNQILVFLGEDYGDRKVISDLNLNLGNNYFLLSNFPKATESYRNVEDVSVYLSVKNQFEGYRQEAIYRFNYGKSLIYQGQYKKAAEQFSKSIDIYFKNEYYQSVNAYASEPNSMTLGQLNGIRSKLALLFSLKGLSELEFGNFEDAIASFQTAIAYNKDVKFISPVNLANYLAIAFQKSGRFRDSYQMLNIAEIEYNSNKESLLQRFRKWSWWDIFFGDSFRVKGDGRFPGEFPNDFKYLLTLGIRIENHIEQEEYSSALSEIQARNEFITSKDLDDTIIGKNILAKSRQVEAQIYQRSQLQTEAAEHYRELSELLFSNPSNKGFEKLFQNYAHSVFFMQESTEFGVEKKRVILDQFLGQLDRWKDREMSSCSEKNEICENGFRGNNPKFDIVYGTGLYYSSLLLEKEGKDYHILLARAAELLENPGLVDPRVVGLSLDPISRQTRVRIQLNLYSIYMKLGDVLMAEKKWKEASELAYEFRLDEEMFWANVQRFKWEKSRSPKERNSNYLTYGKDAVQTYQTNLSVRLFSPKHRLVDFLESYSELQLASRETKTFVNHWENFRSLELFRDFVSAQFEFEDSKLNLYYQDLLKWVKGYRKLTNSISEKALKRESVIHSLKQQSIEAQNLESVITKLRNVSPERSAFLDPKRQPSDEFLNGWIGLYQTNESVHTLYLSQGKIQSDTCKSLEEIYSCLPKFTDFSPTIQIIGSKTNGSLVRSVVNEYKKTNFYPTLLFDRTHNELFPERNERRLKWVTVYGDSEKNKQNTNVRHLSSGNLGVYLYDTDYLVTNRSLDKQTSLFGDEKSHVLPLREIFQGSASEISVIGLSDANFNTPKQWNLFSKVYEVLRSKRIQNVVSYQSETKENYTSLKLDQFAKDKDRLLFGNWKEFTISKEGLVKKAEEFISVGFLKEKSKEFVDAYENYYTASTLLDDGDPSLPVLELKLAKLKTEIFPNVPRRSIFKPLWSKYANSPFQNQIRYEYLVSCFSSKEKEDCKYNSSEFIGEEKDSYLGALEFYIQLRSGKVKDIASKNELRAKVETKEDPFLQAYRLGTLYIQNYLFNEADLETNKLTQLAKTQKEKTVVKNRILELYFHKGFLLGDKEIYLTPLTSTSAYNYGFKKDWKNFDEKVLSRDFTKFGYADSIYDSYRLRLYTAWKEQLQTGYFEPLSLTPEYLTSGESVITKLSHLNKTLLFHLLLSSVPFQKNGEVNSLIELLVSEELKEGRNYRTLFFRLELAKALLLRGETEMVESLVSKIQSMDKELGEGNRFWQERWNDFKWKRDFFKNQTSTISHTNPFLKFFQVAKSKKPEEYISLVNEFNKKHRGEFLSPELKEEYEFLFHFLLQQSLEKNSSESFFDLAVARETFRFTSNRFSNNELYVKHLPNFEFYAERLKKKMIGKQEFHGLFDLGKKTYFLSFASGKSLGRELFSDNKSIYRESVRYFRSAESGNQEVILRESLADKYRTNLRLNKSNRHYIYSSGIHAVVPMVLPDTEYYGVASVSDFLSNPVIKYNSITPKKPDVSIVGWKSTLENEINANLLLWETSGKKDGFAPYSIDFAEIGWCENNYLCMGERALFDMANKNSNTATIYANQRMGASAQYTNDFSGVAYYLARENVGLFVLHSGIQTGVHNLFFLKQFLLASDLPKPLHIRLVEGKDAARNSTVDDRFWIGYKLYTSAMIED from the coding sequence ATGAAACCTGTTCTACGGTTTCCTCTCTTTCTTTTAGCCCTTTTTCCATTTGTTTTCCTCAACTGCGTTTTATTTCAGAAAAATGTGAAAATGACCAATGTCGATTTTGATTATTCGGCTATATCTAAAAACTATTTTTCACCAACACAATCGAAACCTTTCCCCCTTACCGTACAAAGAGGGAATAACCTCTATAACTCAACGACAAAAGATGGAAGGTATTTGTTTTATGCCACGGACCAAAAAGGGAATTTTGATATTTGGTTTCGTGACTTACAAAGTTCTGTAGTTGTTCCAGTAACCAACCATCCATTTTCGGAAACCAAGCCGTCTATTTCACCTAACGGAAAATATTTGGTTTTTGTTTCTGAGGAATTTGATTCTGAAGGTGACTTAATTCTTTTACCGATGGATACGGAGGAGTGGACACGTGAGTTACTCAAAGGAAATCGGTTCATCGATGATGACTTTATTAATTTAACAAATAAACCGGATAAAAAAGGTGAATATAAAAAAGGAATCATTGATACAGATCCGGTTTGGTCTCCTGATGGTGAAACTATTTATTTTGTATCGGACAGATTTACACCTGGACTACCCAATCTTTGTGCGCTGAAATTAAAAAATCCAGATCAAGTGACTCCTATCACTTCAAAAGGTGCTACTTCTCCTTATGTTGCTTCCGATGGGACTGCCATTTATTTTATTTCTTATTTTGAAGAACCTAAAGGTGAAGTTTATAAAATCAACTTACAAAATTCAGAGGTTCAGAGAATTACAAATAATGCCTATTTAGATTTCTCTCCAACTGTAGATTCAAAATCAAAAAATTTATACTATGCTTCCATTCGGAAGGACACAAACCAAAATGGAAAACTAGACGAAAGAGATCATAGTATTCTTGTGATGATGAACTTGGAAACGGGGGAAGAAAGAATTCTTTCTTCTGGGGAAACTTCCAATTTTGATGTGCGTTATTCTCACTTCAATGGAGGTTCTATTCTTTTTTCGGCGTCTTATTTCAATGCTATTAATATCTACTTCATTCCTGAAAATGGAGCCATCCCCAAACAAACGAACATTCGTGAACAATACCAATATGCAAAAACCTTTTCTAGTGGGCAAAGTTTAGAATCTTATTTTTTGGCTTTGGATTCGGTGGAATTATTCTACTCTGAAGATCCATTATTCCCTGTTTATTCAGCAAGAGTTGCCGTATTAAAATATATATCGCTGATCAGAATTGGGAAACGAGAAGAGGCTAGGTTATTTTTAGAGTCTTATCGTCAAAAAGCTTATTTAAATAAAAATCAATTTGCATTAACCCTTGTTCGTTGGGAAGAGTCAAAGCAGACGGGTAAAAAATTTGATTTCGTAAGTGAGGTCAAATCTCAACCATCCTCCAAGTGGACAAAAGATGCAGAAGCTATGTTGTATCATTTGTATGCGGACGAATTGGAAACTGAAAAGAAACTTACACAAACCGTCGAAGCGTTGAAGTTTATTTATGAAAAATTTCCGGATTATCATCAAATCGATGAAATTAAACGTCGTTTAGGCGGATATGAATTTAAACCAAATTCATTAAAGTTATCCTTATTGTATCAGGAGATGATCCAAGGTTGGGAAAAGGAAAAAACTCGGTATTTATCCAATCCGTCTGTTCCATTTTCGAATGATCAAAAGAGAGACCTTCGTTATCTTTTAGAAGATGTGATTCAGAAAATTTCTGAAAATCGTAATAGCGAGTCACTGATTTTACAAGTGAATATGCTTTTGGCCGATTCAGAAGTAAACCAGATTTCCCAATTTTCACTTACTTTGAAATATCTGAAAGCAAAAGCTTTGTCAGACATTCGTAAGTTCAGTGAATCCAATGAAGTTTTGGATTCGATCATTCCTATCCCAATCCAAATTGATTTGGAGCCACCAGGGAAACCTTCTATTTTTGAAACACCTGCATTTATCGCGGCTTACAAAAGTCCGATTTTACTCCGGGCAAATTTATTAAAGTACTATAATCAAAAGGCTTCGGGGAATACTTCCGATGCACTCCGAAACCTAAAAATCTATTTAGAGTTTTATGATCCAATATTGGGAGTTGATTTGGGTGCAGAAGACATTCAAAGTGCCTTTTTTTATTTTGAAAACAAAGCAGTTGAATTTGAACGCATTGGTGATTTACTCCAATCTTCGTTTCATTATTTTTTCAATAACCAAAACATGTTTCTTGTGAAAACGAGGAATTTGTATCTTGACTCGCTTTATAAAGAATATGCTATTTATTACCAACGAAAGATGGTAGATACTATCTTCCTCTACGGAAAAAAAATCCGTGAGGAGGAAGAACGTGCTCTTTTAAACCAACTAAACATTCTCAGTAAAGACAAACTCAATGTTGTGGGGAATCTATCAGGTGTAACTTCGCTACTTACAGACAATGAACTTCTGCGAGGTGTGGTTGACATCAAAGACTTTGAAAAAATTGAAGTGTTGTCTGAAAAAGCACTTAGTTGGACCGAGTTGTATTATAAACAAGCAGTTCCTCGAGCAAGACCTTATTTGGATCTTGCCACTCTCTATGGGTATTCTTACTATTTAATCAATAAATATGTAACCTTCGAATCATACTATTATGCTACTGGAACCATGACAGATGTTCGTAAAACGGAAATTCTAGAGAATTTTAAAAGAGCGGAACTCGAACTACGTTGGATCATCTATGCAGATCCTACTCACTATGATGCGTATCAATTACTTGGATGGTTATATCAATATGTTGATTTGATTAAAATGCAAAAAAATCCAAAGTCGGGAGAGATTGATGCAGAAGTATATGAAACACTTTATAAAAAATATTTCCCCGATAAAAATTTAGAAGCTAATATTGAACTCTACAATCAAATCCTGGTTTTTTTGGGAGAGGACTATGGAGATCGTAAAGTAATTTCCGATCTGAATCTTAATTTGGGGAATAATTATTTTTTACTTAGTAACTTTCCAAAAGCAACAGAAAGTTATCGTAATGTAGAAGATGTTTCTGTATATCTATCTGTTAAAAATCAATTCGAAGGATACAGGCAAGAAGCCATATATCGTTTTAATTATGGTAAGTCTTTGATTTACCAAGGCCAATACAAAAAAGCAGCAGAACAATTTTCTAAATCGATCGATATCTATTTTAAAAATGAATACTATCAGTCGGTGAATGCCTATGCATCTGAACCAAATTCTATGACTCTTGGGCAGTTGAATGGGATCCGCTCTAAGTTAGCTTTGTTATTTTCTTTGAAAGGTCTTTCCGAGTTGGAATTTGGAAATTTTGAAGATGCAATTGCCTCTTTTCAAACAGCTATTGCATATAACAAAGATGTGAAGTTTATTAGCCCAGTAAACCTAGCAAATTATCTTGCGATTGCATTTCAGAAAAGCGGCCGTTTCCGTGACTCCTATCAGATGTTAAATATTGCTGAAATAGAATATAATTCTAATAAAGAATCTTTATTACAGCGATTTCGAAAATGGAGTTGGTGGGATATTTTTTTTGGGGATAGTTTTCGAGTGAAAGGGGATGGCCGATTCCCTGGTGAGTTCCCAAATGATTTTAAATATCTCTTAACATTGGGAATACGGATTGAAAATCATATTGAACAAGAAGAGTATTCATCGGCATTATCGGAAATCCAGGCTCGGAATGAATTCATCACATCTAAAGATTTAGACGATACAATCATTGGAAAAAACATCTTAGCAAAATCTAGGCAGGTAGAAGCGCAGATTTATCAAAGAAGCCAATTACAAACAGAAGCCGCAGAACATTATAGGGAATTGTCAGAACTACTTTTCTCAAATCCTTCTAACAAAGGATTTGAGAAATTATTTCAAAACTATGCGCATTCTGTTTTTTTTATGCAGGAATCAACAGAGTTTGGTGTGGAAAAAAAACGTGTTATATTGGATCAGTTTCTTGGTCAGTTGGATCGTTGGAAAGATAGAGAGATGTCTAGCTGTTCTGAAAAAAATGAAATTTGTGAAAATGGATTTAGAGGGAATAACCCAAAGTTTGATATTGTTTACGGAACTGGACTGTATTATTCTTCTCTGCTTTTGGAAAAAGAAGGAAAAGACTATCATATTCTTTTAGCCAGAGCTGCTGAGTTATTGGAAAACCCTGGTCTTGTTGATCCGCGTGTTGTTGGATTGTCATTGGATCCCATTTCAAGGCAAACAAGAGTTCGTATTCAGTTAAATTTATATTCCATATATATGAAGTTAGGTGATGTTCTTATGGCCGAAAAAAAATGGAAAGAGGCTTCGGAACTTGCATATGAATTTCGTTTGGATGAAGAAATGTTTTGGGCGAACGTACAAAGATTTAAATGGGAAAAATCTCGTTCTCCTAAAGAAAGAAATTCCAACTACTTAACCTATGGTAAAGATGCTGTTCAAACTTATCAAACGAACTTGAGTGTCCGGCTTTTTTCTCCTAAACATCGGTTGGTTGACTTTTTGGAATCCTATTCAGAACTTCAACTGGCTTCTCGTGAAACCAAAACATTTGTAAATCACTGGGAAAATTTTAGGAGTCTGGAATTGTTTCGGGATTTTGTATCTGCTCAATTTGAATTTGAAGACTCTAAGTTAAATTTATATTATCAGGACTTGTTGAAATGGGTAAAAGGATACCGTAAACTTACAAATTCCATTTCTGAAAAAGCATTAAAACGAGAATCGGTAATTCATTCTCTCAAACAACAGTCAATTGAAGCGCAAAATTTAGAGAGTGTGATCACTAAACTTAGGAACGTTTCACCAGAAAGATCTGCATTTTTAGATCCGAAACGACAACCTTCCGATGAGTTTTTAAATGGATGGATTGGTCTTTATCAAACAAACGAATCTGTTCACACTTTATATCTATCACAGGGAAAAATTCAATCGGATACCTGTAAATCATTAGAGGAAATTTATTCCTGTTTACCGAAGTTTACAGACTTTTCACCTACTATTCAAATCATCGGATCAAAAACAAATGGAAGTTTGGTGCGATCTGTTGTTAACGAATATAAAAAAACCAATTTTTATCCGACCCTGCTTTTTGATAGAACACATAATGAGTTATTCCCTGAAAGAAATGAACGTAGATTGAAATGGGTAACCGTTTATGGGGATTCGGAAAAAAATAAACAAAATACAAATGTCCGTCATTTATCTTCCGGAAATTTAGGTGTATATCTTTATGATACTGATTATTTGGTAACAAACCGTTCTTTAGATAAACAAACAAGTTTATTCGGTGACGAAAAATCTCATGTTTTACCGCTCCGTGAAATATTTCAAGGGAGTGCTTCTGAAATTTCGGTCATAGGATTAAGTGATGCTAATTTTAATACTCCTAAACAATGGAATCTTTTTAGTAAGGTTTACGAAGTTTTGCGTTCGAAACGAATTCAGAATGTTGTATCATATCAATCAGAAACGAAAGAGAACTATACTTCTTTAAAACTTGATCAGTTTGCAAAAGATAAGGATCGTTTGCTTTTTGGTAATTGGAAAGAATTTACGATTTCGAAAGAAGGTCTTGTTAAAAAAGCCGAAGAGTTCATCTCTGTTGGTTTCCTCAAAGAAAAATCTAAAGAGTTTGTTGATGCTTATGAAAATTATTATACGGCTTCTACACTATTAGATGACGGTGATCCGTCTTTACCTGTTCTAGAATTAAAGTTAGCAAAATTAAAAACAGAAATATTCCCCAATGTTCCTAGGAGGTCTATATTTAAACCTCTTTGGTCGAAGTACGCAAACTCTCCTTTTCAAAACCAAATTCGATATGAATATCTTGTGTCTTGTTTTTCATCTAAAGAAAAGGAAGATTGTAAATACAATTCTTCTGAATTTATAGGAGAAGAAAAAGACTCTTATTTGGGGGCTTTGGAATTTTATATTCAACTTCGTAGTGGAAAAGTAAAAGACATTGCCAGTAAAAATGAACTTAGAGCCAAAGTCGAAACAAAGGAAGATCCTTTTTTGCAAGCCTATCGTTTGGGAACTTTATACATCCAAAATTATTTGTTCAACGAAGCTGATTTAGAAACCAATAAACTAACACAACTTGCGAAAACACAAAAAGAAAAAACGGTCGTTAAAAACCGTATTTTGGAGTTATACTTTCATAAAGGTTTTTTGTTGGGTGATAAAGAAATTTATCTGACTCCGCTCACTTCTACTTCAGCCTACAATTATGGATTCAAAAAAGACTGGAAAAATTTCGATGAAAAAGTTCTTTCTCGCGATTTTACAAAATTTGGATATGCCGATTCTATTTATGATTCCTACCGTTTGCGATTGTATACTGCATGGAAAGAACAATTACAAACGGGATACTTTGAACCCCTATCTTTGACACCAGAGTATTTGACAAGTGGGGAGTCTGTAATCACCAAACTTTCCCATTTGAATAAAACTTTGTTATTTCATTTACTTTTGAGTTCAGTTCCCTTTCAAAAGAATGGGGAGGTAAATTCTTTAATTGAACTTTTGGTTTCTGAAGAATTGAAAGAAGGTCGCAATTACCGAACTTTATTTTTTCGTTTGGAACTGGCCAAAGCTTTGTTACTTCGTGGTGAAACGGAAATGGTGGAATCTTTGGTTTCGAAAATTCAATCAATGGATAAAGAGTTGGGAGAGGGAAATCGGTTTTGGCAAGAAAGATGGAACGATTTTAAGTGGAAACGTGATTTTTTTAAAAACCAAACTTCTACTATATCTCACACTAATCCGTTTCTAAAATTCTTCCAGGTTGCTAAATCCAAAAAACCAGAGGAATATATTTCTCTGGTAAATGAATTTAACAAAAAACATCGTGGAGAGTTTTTAAGCCCAGAACTCAAAGAAGAGTATGAGTTTTTATTCCATTTCCTTTTACAACAAAGTTTGGAAAAGAATAGTTCTGAAAGTTTTTTTGATTTGGCAGTTGCTCGAGAGACTTTCCGTTTTACCTCCAATCGATTTTCCAACAATGAATTGTATGTAAAACATCTCCCGAACTTTGAATTCTATGCGGAGCGATTGAAAAAGAAAATGATTGGGAAACAAGAGTTTCATGGACTCTTTGATCTTGGTAAAAAAACATATTTTTTAAGTTTTGCTTCTGGGAAATCACTTGGCCGCGAATTGTTTTCTGATAACAAATCGATTTATAGAGAGTCCGTTCGTTATTTCCGTTCTGCAGAGTCAGGAAACCAGGAAGTGATTTTAAGAGAGTCACTCGCAGATAAATACCGAACGAACCTAAGATTAAATAAATCCAACCGTCACTATATCTATAGTTCAGGCATTCATGCGGTGGTTCCTATGGTTTTACCGGATACAGAATACTATGGAGTTGCCTCTGTATCTGACTTTCTTTCCAACCCTGTGATTAAGTATAATTCCATAACACCAAAAAAACCAGATGTATCCATCGTTGGTTGGAAATCTACTTTGGAAAACGAAATCAATGCGAATCTTCTTCTTTGGGAAACCAGTGGTAAAAAAGATGGTTTTGCACCATATAGCATTGATTTCGCGGAGATAGGCTGGTGCGAAAACAATTATTTGTGTATGGGAGAACGTGCTTTATTTGATATGGCGAATAAAAATTCCAATACTGCTACTATTTACGCAAATCAAAGGATGGGGGCGTCGGCTCAATATACAAATGATTTTAGTGGGGTTGCTTATTACCTTGCTCGCGAGAACGTTGGGTTATTTGTTTTGCATTCAGGAATCCAAACAGGGGTTCATAATTTGTTTTTTCTGAAACAGTTTTTGTTAGCGAGTGATTTACCAAAACCTTTACACATTCGTTTGGTGGAAGGAAAAGATGCGGCCAGAAATTCTACTGTGGATGACCGCTTTTGGATTGGTTATAAACTTTATACATCCGCTATGATAGAAGATTAG